A single region of the Biomaibacter acetigenes genome encodes:
- a CDS encoding ferritin family protein, whose translation MPKTIFVFPKPPWVSEGPVIPSDCPVNIELVFLRRDIIRQIIAVNYYMKASRDLSGELSEVFRAEALDEAQHIILLMRMLAKLDPVQAQEFRQHDVELVITDPAPEKGNLEIDPDRRNAAISYLSEAVKLEAETINEYQEQIAASRNQEVIDLLCIIMNHEKEDLAIFSHYLFGVAPWGIK comes from the coding sequence ATGCCGAAAACCATTTTTGTTTTTCCTAAGCCGCCCTGGGTGTCAGAAGGGCCTGTTATCCCATCTGATTGTCCGGTTAATATAGAACTTGTTTTTTTGCGAAGGGATATAATAAGGCAGATAATAGCGGTCAATTACTATATGAAGGCCAGTAGAGATTTATCTGGTGAACTTTCGGAGGTGTTCAGGGCAGAAGCCCTGGATGAAGCCCAGCACATAATTTTGCTGATGCGGATGCTGGCAAAGCTGGACCCGGTGCAGGCACAGGAGTTTCGACAGCATGATGTGGAACTCGTCATAACCGATCCTGCTCCCGAGAAGGGCAACCTTGAGATTGACCCCGATAGAAGAAATGCGGCTATATCCTATCTTTCGGAGGCGGTGAAGCTCGAAGCCGAAACTATCAACGAATATCAGGAACAGATTGCCGCAAGCCGTAACCAGGAAGTGATCGACCTTTTGTGTATAATCATGAACCATGAAAAGGAAGACCTGGCTATATTCTCGCATTATCTGTTTGGTGTGGCTCCGTGGGGGATAAAATAA